From Granulicella sp. WH15, the proteins below share one genomic window:
- a CDS encoding DUF4255 domain-containing protein, with translation MSNYLAVAQVTSTLRYIVTNSLPKDLSGASVTTQRPDGQLGSSNTAGVNIFLYRVGPNSSFRNADLPSRDASGNVLMRPTVAFDLDYLFTFYGDDANLEPQRLMGAITVALHEMPVLSADEISKALTAMQPFKGSPFNAAPFNAPPWQPDLQLGAQRVRVSLLPLTLDELSKLWSVFYQIPYALTVAYQASVVLMQRESLVPQSAPPVQTRVVSAQPWNPPTIQAIASNAGAQAPIVAGTTLVITGSGLASSSQTVSIDGYAPPLVPTSNSDQQIIVPLPTDVPAGNRVLRITRLYSLGVPAVDHDTNVSDAAAFALRPTISTPPTLGGGQVTVTLKYAILQGQTATLLLNEATVPAPMNPFAYSVTLPQQAADTTTLIFPVGTVQPGKTYFVRVQVDGVESGLDLNPASPTYGPTVTS, from the coding sequence ATGAGCAACTATCTCGCAGTGGCGCAGGTGACCTCCACGTTGCGGTATATCGTGACCAACTCGCTGCCTAAAGATCTCTCCGGCGCGTCGGTAACTACGCAACGGCCGGATGGGCAGCTGGGCAGTAGTAACACGGCGGGCGTGAATATCTTTTTGTATCGCGTAGGTCCGAACAGCAGCTTTCGCAATGCCGACCTGCCTTCACGCGACGCGAGCGGCAACGTACTGATGCGGCCCACGGTGGCGTTCGATCTGGACTACCTGTTCACCTTCTACGGAGATGATGCGAACCTGGAGCCGCAGCGGTTGATGGGCGCGATTACGGTTGCGCTCCATGAGATGCCGGTGCTGTCGGCGGACGAGATCTCAAAGGCGTTGACGGCGATGCAGCCCTTCAAGGGATCGCCCTTCAACGCCGCACCGTTCAATGCTCCACCGTGGCAGCCGGATCTACAGCTTGGCGCGCAACGGGTGCGTGTCTCTCTGCTGCCGTTGACGCTGGATGAGTTGTCGAAGCTATGGTCGGTCTTCTATCAGATTCCGTATGCGCTGACCGTGGCTTACCAGGCGAGCGTCGTGCTAATGCAGCGCGAAAGCCTGGTGCCGCAGAGCGCGCCGCCGGTGCAGACGCGTGTGGTCTCCGCGCAGCCGTGGAACCCGCCGACGATCCAGGCCATCGCCTCGAATGCAGGAGCGCAGGCGCCAATTGTTGCGGGAACGACGCTGGTGATTACAGGCAGCGGTCTTGCTTCGAGCTCGCAGACGGTGTCGATCGACGGCTATGCTCCCCCGCTGGTGCCCACGTCCAACTCGGATCAGCAGATCATCGTACCGCTGCCTACGGACGTTCCCGCGGGCAATCGAGTGCTGCGGATCACGCGGTTGTACTCCCTTGGGGTGCCCGCTGTAGATCACGATACGAATGTATCTGACGCGGCGGCGTTCGCACTGCGTCCGACGATTTCCACTCCTCCTACGCTCGGCGGCGGACAGGTCACGGTCACATTGAAGTACGCGATTCTGCAAGGGCAGACGGCAACGCTCCTGTTGAATGAGGCGACGGTGCCCGCGCCCATGAACCCCTTCGCGTACAGCGTGACGCTGCCGCAACAGGCTGCCGATACGACCACGCTTATTTTTCCGGTGGGTACGGTACAGCCGGGTAAGACGTACTTCGTGCGGGTGCAGGTGGATGGCGTGGAGAGCGGCCTGGATCTTAACCCGGCAAGCCCGACCTACGGCCCGACGGTGACCTCATGA
- a CDS encoding glycosyltransferase: MPTRDRPAFALQAIAYFLRQDYAERELVIVDDGVRDLSDLIPRDNPMIRYIRQNKGMSLGEKRNLALEMSRGEYVAHWDDDDWMSPDRLSRQVREIQQADADITGLRSVLYYKADSGEAWSYSYPDNGKPWLHGATLLYKRSIGVEHSFPTINVGEDSGFLHRISGRARFHAIADSVFYVGIIHGGNTSGKNTAGPCWRRGQLREVTTLLASDRDFYARVRSRNEPTRVAPQSTTSHVTVAGYFDVSTGYGSMSEYTVLSMARAGAHVDVVPLSLHGEGLTPEFHQIVRRSAPDRGSPTLYCGWPRPELLPFLAYQDLFMYTMWESAQLPAGWADQINRTRGIMVPSHFVADTYRRCGVTVPIEVVPEGVDPSVYPYVRREPRRGLVTLTIGPIDDRKHVQEGIAAWKLAFRDDPDARLIIKTTYGYRNYTPDDPRIRYVDQQERTRGILHWYRQADVLLALGNEGFGLPLIEGMATGMPVIALDSEGQSDVCREARDFLIPVQPASWNEYDSRSFGRCGLRGVPGVEDVAMKLRWVNEHREEAQQMGAAASAWVHRHRNVWNKGPAVLEMMERHVSTRRPLLRPFALWTTSFGGRCGVAEYTNSLRAGMSRQVRASAHPPNLLNVQLLHIQHEGGLFHESDMSRVMQQAHDVRVPVVVTEHSIDARVRAWEKDANALVSLSAAGAEQLRAKLPGRRVEHIPHGCPTWFPPRKQRRGRVLGVFGFLDAHKGFRDLLEVLRALPGTELLMFSHAKGEDAEREWNEASHGLPVRRIGGYLPEEEVARRLAAEADVLVFPYREVGHVSVSGAARVGLATGVPVLCSPTGWFADLKDVTHQTSDLKEGVARMLEDDALRNRLVHASKEFCHESSWSRVAEKHLTLWRSLATS; the protein is encoded by the coding sequence ATGCCAACACGGGATCGGCCCGCCTTCGCGCTGCAGGCCATTGCGTATTTCCTGCGTCAGGATTACGCGGAGCGTGAACTGGTTATCGTGGATGATGGTGTGCGCGACCTGTCCGATCTGATCCCGCGCGACAATCCCATGATTCGTTACATCCGCCAGAACAAGGGGATGTCCCTGGGCGAAAAACGCAATCTGGCGCTGGAGATGAGCCGTGGCGAATACGTCGCGCACTGGGACGACGACGACTGGATGTCGCCCGACCGGCTCAGCCGCCAGGTCCGCGAGATCCAGCAAGCTGATGCGGATATCACTGGTCTGCGCAGCGTTCTGTACTACAAGGCCGATAGCGGCGAGGCGTGGTCTTACTCCTACCCGGACAACGGCAAGCCGTGGCTGCACGGTGCAACGCTGCTTTACAAGCGTTCGATCGGCGTAGAGCATAGCTTTCCGACCATCAACGTGGGTGAGGATTCTGGATTTCTGCATCGCATCTCGGGCCGCGCGCGCTTTCACGCAATCGCCGATTCGGTGTTTTATGTGGGCATCATTCACGGCGGAAACACAAGCGGCAAGAACACAGCCGGACCATGCTGGCGCAGGGGACAACTGCGTGAGGTGACGACTCTGCTGGCGTCCGACCGTGATTTCTACGCACGTGTGCGGTCGCGGAATGAGCCGACGCGGGTGGCTCCGCAGTCGACAACGTCGCACGTTACGGTGGCTGGGTACTTCGATGTGAGCACCGGCTACGGCAGCATGTCGGAGTACACGGTGCTGAGCATGGCGCGTGCGGGAGCGCATGTGGACGTAGTGCCGCTGAGCCTCCACGGCGAAGGCCTGACGCCGGAGTTTCACCAGATCGTGAGGCGCTCGGCCCCTGACCGCGGTTCTCCGACTCTCTACTGCGGATGGCCGCGGCCCGAGCTTCTGCCCTTCCTGGCCTATCAGGATCTATTCATGTACACGATGTGGGAGAGCGCGCAACTTCCGGCAGGATGGGCCGATCAGATCAATCGCACGCGCGGCATCATGGTGCCTTCGCACTTCGTTGCGGATACCTATCGTCGCTGCGGTGTGACGGTGCCGATTGAGGTGGTGCCCGAGGGGGTTGACCCATCGGTGTATCCGTATGTTCGCCGCGAGCCGCGCCGCGGATTGGTGACGTTGACCATCGGACCGATCGACGATCGCAAGCATGTGCAGGAAGGGATTGCCGCGTGGAAGCTGGCCTTCCGCGACGATCCCGATGCTCGCCTCATCATCAAGACGACGTACGGCTATCGCAACTACACCCCGGACGATCCACGCATTCGTTACGTGGATCAGCAGGAGCGGACGCGCGGCATCCTGCACTGGTACCGGCAGGCAGACGTGCTGCTGGCGCTGGGCAACGAGGGCTTCGGCCTGCCGCTGATTGAAGGCATGGCAACGGGGATGCCGGTGATCGCGCTGGACTCCGAGGGGCAGTCCGATGTGTGCCGCGAAGCGCGTGATTTTTTGATCCCCGTGCAGCCCGCGTCGTGGAACGAGTATGACAGCCGCTCCTTTGGACGGTGCGGCCTGCGCGGCGTGCCCGGCGTGGAGGACGTTGCCATGAAGCTGCGCTGGGTGAATGAGCATCGCGAAGAGGCGCAGCAGATGGGCGCGGCGGCTTCGGCGTGGGTGCATCGCCATCGCAATGTGTGGAACAAGGGACCGGCTGTGCTGGAGATGATGGAGCGACATGTCTCCACCCGGCGTCCATTGCTGCGTCCGTTTGCGTTGTGGACCACCAGCTTTGGCGGGCGTTGCGGAGTCGCCGAGTACACCAATAGTTTGCGGGCGGGGATGTCACGGCAGGTCCGCGCAAGTGCTCATCCGCCGAACCTGCTGAATGTGCAGTTGCTGCACATCCAGCATGAGGGCGGGCTCTTCCATGAGTCGGATATGTCGCGTGTGATGCAGCAGGCGCACGATGTGCGCGTGCCGGTAGTGGTGACGGAGCACTCGATCGACGCGCGGGTGCGTGCCTGGGAAAAGGATGCGAATGCCCTGGTCTCGTTGAGTGCGGCGGGAGCAGAACAGCTTCGGGCGAAGCTCCCGGGCAGGCGGGTGGAGCATATCCCGCATGGTTGCCCGACGTGGTTTCCGCCGCGTAAACAGAGGCGCGGGCGTGTGCTGGGAGTCTTCGGTTTTCTGGATGCGCACAAGGGTTTCCGCGATCTGTTGGAGGTGCTGCGCGCATTGCCCGGGACCGAGCTGCTGATGTTCAGCCACGCCAAAGGTGAGGATGCCGAGCGCGAATGGAATGAGGCGTCGCACGGGCTGCCGGTCCGACGCATAGGCGGCTACCTGCCGGAGGAGGAGGTGGCGCGGCGGCTGGCAGCGGAGGCCGACGTGCTGGTGTTTCCGTATCGCGAGGTGGGCCATGTATCCGTCAGTGGGGCCGCGCGCGTGGGCCTGGCGACCGGGGTGCCGGTGCTGTGTTCGCCCACGGGCTGGTTCGCCGATCTGAAGGATGTAACCCATCAGACATCGGACTTGAAAGAAGGCGTTGCGCGGATGCTGGAAGATGACGCGCTACGCAATCGACTTGTACATGCTTCCAAGGAGTTCTGCCACGAGAGCAGTTGGTCCCGCGTGGCAGAGAAACATCTCACGCTCTGGCGCAGCCTGGCCACGAGCTAA
- a CDS encoding NAD(P)/FAD-dependent oxidoreductase — protein sequence MSERSAPHIAIVGAGPGGLTLASILHLHDIHAVVFEREAFSSARPQGGSLDMHPDAGQFAIRCAGLSEEFKHIARYEDQELRIYDKYGRLLLVDADVTGKDRPEVDRGQLRQMLLDSLPSGVVRWDHELTAARQRDDNTFELEFRNGWSERFDLVIGADGAWSRLRPLLSDEQPIYSGVMFVALGVDDADVRHPELAQIVGRGMMFALGDSKVIIGHRDANSHLGIYAGMRVPVDWVETSGLDWSSGEAVKASLADQFSDWSEDLLQLIYRSGAGGGKVAPRPIYALPVGHRWEHRPGVTLLGDAAHLMSPFGGDGANLAMRDATDLALALASHKDWRAGVQGSEITMFARAEEAAASARDAIDEVFSAEGLAHILHVMKEQRR from the coding sequence ATGTCTGAGCGCTCTGCACCACATATCGCGATTGTTGGAGCGGGCCCTGGTGGTCTGACTCTTGCCAGTATTCTGCATCTCCACGATATTCATGCTGTGGTCTTCGAACGCGAAGCATTCTCTTCGGCGCGGCCACAGGGAGGCTCGCTCGACATGCATCCTGATGCGGGCCAGTTTGCGATTCGGTGCGCTGGCTTGAGCGAGGAGTTTAAGCACATCGCCCGTTATGAAGATCAGGAATTACGGATCTACGACAAATACGGCAGGCTGCTACTCGTCGATGCCGATGTTACCGGAAAGGACCGCCCTGAAGTAGATCGAGGCCAGCTTCGGCAGATGCTCCTGGACTCTCTGCCGTCCGGCGTTGTTCGCTGGGACCACGAACTGACTGCTGCTAGACAACGGGACGATAACACGTTCGAGCTTGAGTTTCGGAATGGATGGAGCGAGAGATTCGACCTGGTGATAGGAGCGGATGGTGCATGGTCACGCCTACGGCCGTTGCTGTCGGACGAGCAACCCATCTACAGTGGCGTGATGTTCGTCGCGCTCGGCGTCGACGATGCGGATGTGCGTCATCCGGAACTGGCACAGATTGTCGGACGGGGTATGATGTTTGCCCTCGGAGATTCCAAAGTGATCATCGGCCATCGCGACGCGAATAGCCACCTCGGCATCTACGCCGGGATGAGGGTGCCGGTGGATTGGGTCGAGACGAGCGGTCTTGATTGGTCATCAGGTGAGGCTGTGAAGGCCAGCTTGGCAGATCAGTTTAGTGACTGGTCCGAGGACCTGTTGCAGTTGATCTACAGGTCTGGTGCTGGTGGAGGGAAGGTTGCCCCTCGGCCCATCTATGCGTTGCCGGTTGGTCACCGCTGGGAGCATCGGCCTGGAGTCACACTGCTGGGTGATGCCGCTCATCTGATGTCTCCCTTCGGCGGCGACGGGGCAAATCTTGCCATGCGAGACGCGACGGACCTCGCACTCGCTCTGGCTAGTCACAAGGACTGGAGAGCCGGGGTTCAGGGCTCTGAGATTACGATGTTTGCTCGAGCGGAAGAAGCTGCGGCAAGCGCAAGGGATGCCATCGACGAAGTTTTCTCCGCGGAGGGCCTGGCTCATATCCTTCACGTTATGAAAGAACAGAGGAGGTAG
- a CDS encoding DUF4157 domain-containing protein, which translates to MHRALNSQGERLDQPTLGFFRQRMGIDFSGVRIHADRASADSARDVQAHAYTVGSHIAFAPGKYAPGSTAGRSLLAHELTHVVQQNPSLQRRPSGRTTLMREPAGGGSTAGKNAAAPGATAASRASQLADLLERHANNADARLAAMARPASDKSAVRGDLAHLRDGIARIRQAASRGNDAECRKVLGLFTPARLRSAAHDLVGARDTPAAPTPVAVAERTPQGIAAKSLVVEGEETPAEREASRVADAVMSSDPKRAPAIGSYAGAGVQRYAPSPGNFTPVDVETLLEPALPEIESLVVTTGAEATTTVAAGGGVLAEGGLLAAGGTGVAELGAGGAAAATFLGLTPVGWVIIGVAVVAAVAIGVGVYVYSKRGAQPTPTPQPNAQPQPKPRPDEDTEGVPEECVEHARQLSRPGCRMIAKLGGSGGDPVANMFCQEATGGQPCEYWRLGENSNRALAKFDASMGRDVIECKCGYGGLAETFRLAREGSYRAQQAVNRLLEQLRSHKRLSADCDLQYRVIVSDAGMAEILREQMPDVDVVLHPSDLC; encoded by the coding sequence GTGCATCGAGCGTTGAACTCGCAGGGCGAGCGACTGGATCAGCCCACACTTGGATTCTTTCGGCAGCGCATGGGCATCGACTTCAGTGGCGTGCGGATCCATGCGGACCGCGCCTCGGCGGACTCCGCGCGGGACGTGCAGGCGCACGCCTATACGGTCGGCAGCCACATCGCGTTCGCTCCTGGAAAGTATGCGCCGGGAAGCACTGCCGGGCGCAGCCTTCTGGCGCATGAGCTGACGCATGTGGTGCAGCAGAATCCATCGTTGCAGCGCAGACCGTCTGGTCGGACAACGCTCATGCGGGAGCCTGCCGGAGGAGGCTCTACGGCAGGTAAAAACGCAGCGGCCCCTGGAGCTACTGCGGCGAGCAGGGCATCGCAACTGGCGGATCTCCTGGAGCGCCATGCGAACAACGCAGATGCGCGTCTGGCCGCAATGGCGCGACCGGCATCGGACAAGAGCGCAGTGCGCGGAGACCTCGCACATCTGCGCGACGGCATCGCGCGTATCCGGCAGGCGGCCTCGCGGGGAAATGACGCGGAGTGTCGAAAGGTTCTGGGGCTGTTTACCCCAGCCAGATTGCGGTCTGCCGCGCACGACCTGGTGGGTGCTCGGGACACGCCTGCCGCGCCCACGCCGGTTGCTGTCGCGGAGCGGACACCACAGGGCATTGCGGCAAAATCGCTGGTGGTGGAGGGCGAAGAGACTCCGGCGGAGCGGGAGGCGAGCCGCGTAGCCGATGCGGTGATGTCTTCCGATCCCAAGCGAGCGCCCGCCATCGGTAGCTATGCTGGTGCAGGTGTGCAGCGTTACGCTCCGTCTCCCGGCAACTTCACGCCTGTCGATGTTGAAACATTGCTGGAACCCGCACTCCCCGAGATTGAGAGCCTTGTGGTGACCACAGGCGCAGAGGCGACGACCACTGTGGCGGCCGGTGGCGGTGTTCTGGCCGAGGGGGGACTGCTGGCGGCGGGAGGAACAGGGGTAGCCGAGCTAGGAGCCGGTGGCGCGGCGGCCGCTACTTTCCTTGGCCTGACGCCGGTGGGCTGGGTCATCATCGGCGTGGCGGTTGTGGCTGCGGTGGCAATCGGAGTTGGTGTTTACGTGTACAGCAAGCGCGGAGCGCAGCCCACGCCGACTCCGCAACCCAATGCACAGCCTCAACCTAAACCTCGGCCAGACGAGGATACGGAAGGTGTGCCGGAAGAGTGCGTCGAACATGCTCGACAGCTCTCGCGGCCAGGCTGCCGCATGATTGCCAAGCTGGGCGGCTCCGGCGGAGACCCGGTGGCGAACATGTTCTGCCAGGAGGCGACCGGCGGACAGCCGTGCGAGTACTGGCGGTTGGGCGAGAACAGCAATCGCGCGCTGGCCAAGTTCGACGCCAGCATGGGCCGCGATGTGATCGAGTGCAAGTGCGGATACGGCGGATTGGCGGAGACCTTTCGGCTTGCGCGCGAGGGGAGCTATCGAGCCCAGCAGGCCGTCAATCGGCTACTTGAGCAACTGCGGAGTCACAAGCGCCTGAGCGCTGACTGTGACCTGCAGTATCGCGTCATCGTCTCGGACGCGGGTATGGCGGAGATACTCCGCGAACAGATGCCTGATGTGGACGTCGTCCTGCATCCATCGGATCTGTGCTGA
- a CDS encoding ATP-binding protein — MIAMPLHPDVAGRNQRMLAAAVLRLMTGLHNWVDGGRVGQVQGADSEEMPLQLERVTRLFGLSSFERRVLLAAVAFEIDSTFASVCAAAHADDRMGYPTFLLMLSAFEDAHWDALSPSSPLRSWNLITLAQGETVASSRMRIDERMLHFLLGGQGENTRLAGVWQPVVASGVPLATSQEQVATRIAALLTPMEGTLPPVIEILGADSASRQAVAIAAAANCGLGLGRVVPHLLPGSASDHHGLARLLEREAVLEQRAIFVPMDDLEAAEGARTTPLSALLEAISAPVMLGAEAPVRVFGRETVLFELKKPTVCEQSNLWREALGSRASSLNGSLDRLSTHFNLSSEAIYRNSAMSIALSGEEPKDSGGGEDKLLADSLWNTCRTQSRVRLDKLAQRVEADAGWDDLILPASEMRVLRTIALQMQHRMRVHERWGFRGTGGRGMGLTAIFAGQSGTGKTTAAEVLAQELRLDLFRVDLSHTISKYIGETSRNLRQIFDAAEEAGAILLFDEADALFGKRSEVRDSHDRFANAEVSYLLQRLELYRGLAILATNMKQAIDQAFLRRVRFVVQFPFPDAAMREAIWRRALPAEAPTEAINFHALSLLSVTGANIRNIALNGAFLAAAEGTPIRMAHLLEAAHAEADKLERAVPESEIEGWV; from the coding sequence ATGATTGCGATGCCTCTCCATCCCGATGTGGCAGGCCGGAATCAGAGAATGCTGGCAGCGGCGGTGCTGCGACTGATGACGGGACTGCACAACTGGGTGGATGGCGGTCGCGTGGGGCAGGTGCAGGGTGCGGACTCGGAGGAGATGCCTCTGCAACTGGAGCGCGTGACAAGGCTATTTGGACTCTCCTCGTTTGAGAGGCGCGTGCTGCTGGCCGCGGTTGCGTTTGAGATCGATAGTACCTTTGCATCGGTGTGCGCGGCGGCTCATGCGGACGATCGGATGGGATATCCCACGTTTCTGCTGATGTTGAGCGCCTTTGAGGATGCCCACTGGGATGCGCTCTCACCGTCTTCGCCGCTACGGTCGTGGAACCTGATCACACTGGCCCAGGGCGAGACGGTGGCGAGCAGTCGTATGCGCATCGATGAGCGGATGCTGCATTTTCTGTTGGGAGGTCAAGGCGAAAACACGCGGCTGGCGGGCGTGTGGCAGCCGGTTGTAGCGAGCGGCGTGCCGCTTGCCACATCGCAGGAGCAAGTGGCCACGCGCATAGCCGCGCTGCTCACACCGATGGAGGGAACACTGCCGCCGGTGATCGAGATACTGGGGGCGGACTCCGCAAGCAGGCAGGCCGTTGCGATTGCGGCGGCAGCGAACTGCGGACTTGGCTTGGGGCGAGTGGTGCCTCACCTGCTGCCCGGCTCCGCGTCGGACCATCACGGGCTGGCGCGGTTGCTGGAGCGCGAGGCTGTGCTGGAGCAGCGGGCGATCTTTGTTCCGATGGACGACCTGGAGGCGGCAGAGGGCGCGCGCACCACGCCGCTCAGCGCACTGCTCGAAGCCATCTCCGCGCCGGTCATGCTGGGGGCGGAAGCTCCGGTGCGTGTCTTCGGACGTGAGACCGTGCTGTTCGAGTTGAAGAAGCCAACTGTATGCGAGCAGAGCAATCTTTGGAGAGAGGCTCTTGGATCGCGGGCCTCTTCTCTGAACGGATCACTGGACCGGCTGAGCACGCACTTCAATCTGAGCAGCGAGGCAATCTATCGCAACAGCGCAATGTCGATCGCGCTATCTGGCGAGGAACCGAAAGATAGTGGGGGCGGGGAAGACAAGCTGCTGGCGGACTCGCTCTGGAACACCTGCCGCACCCAGTCGCGTGTGCGTCTGGACAAGCTGGCGCAGCGCGTGGAGGCAGATGCGGGATGGGACGACCTGATCCTGCCCGCCAGTGAGATGCGGGTGCTGCGCACGATTGCGCTGCAGATGCAGCACCGTATGCGAGTCCATGAACGCTGGGGATTTCGCGGTACGGGCGGGCGCGGCATGGGGCTGACGGCGATCTTTGCCGGGCAGAGCGGCACCGGCAAGACGACTGCCGCGGAGGTATTGGCGCAGGAGCTTCGCCTGGATTTGTTCCGCGTGGATCTGAGCCACACGATCAGCAAATACATCGGCGAGACCTCGCGCAATCTGCGGCAGATCTTCGATGCGGCGGAGGAGGCTGGTGCGATTCTGCTGTTTGACGAGGCGGATGCTCTGTTCGGCAAGCGCAGCGAGGTGCGCGACAGTCATGACCGCTTTGCCAATGCAGAGGTTTCATATCTGCTGCAGAGGCTGGAGCTTTATCGCGGTCTCGCGATACTGGCGACCAATATGAAGCAGGCAATCGACCAGGCATTTCTGCGGCGCGTGCGCTTCGTGGTGCAGTTTCCATTTCCGGATGCGGCGATGCGCGAGGCGATCTGGAGGCGTGCTCTTCCGGCTGAAGCCCCCACAGAGGCGATCAACTTCCATGCGCTTTCGCTGTTAAGTGTGACAGGTGCGAACATCCGCAACATCGCGCTGAATGGAGCGTTCCTGGCGGCGGCTGAAGGAACCCCGATCCGCATGGCGCATCTGCTGGAAGCGGCTCATGCGGAGGCCGACAAGCTGGAGCGCGCGGTACCCGAGAGTGAGATCGAGGGGTGGGTATGA
- a CDS encoding phage tail sheath family protein, with the protein MPVQTSYPGVYVEEIPSGVHNIVGVTTATTAFVDFFPQGPMGVPTQVSNYTEFVTLFGGLDVRSEASYGVMQYYLNGGQTAWIVRVASGTPATAQVLLDAASPAQPTLLVQAKSPGVWGESLQVGIDYNTRPLGDVRFNLVVRRLDSITNPTKVIVSEIFRNLSMNTTDSLYAVDLVNNASQLIQLTDEGLGDLPNATAPDVIATVADPTSTDFLQVHDPSHPASDGGTADYPDGRPDATAIQAGVDTLARIDPYIFNILCLPAVANFGKPSVPDTASIAATYQYATSFCQTHRAFMIVDIPASITGLSNSDPSGIMSWVNVLETNGYTPSSYAAIYFPRLVIPDPLNQMRPRNVPVSGTMAGIYSATDSSRGVWKAPAGIGAGVGGASLATIMNDADSGSINPFGINGLRNFPTYGNVVWGARTMRGADQMADEWAYIPVRRTANYIEESLFEGLKWVVFEPNDYRLWSQIRLNVTSFMQTLFQQGAFQGASAQSAYFVKCDGETTTQTDINSGVVNVLVGFAPLKPAEFVVIQIQQMAGQTS; encoded by the coding sequence ATGCCCGTTCAGACTAGCTATCCCGGTGTGTATGTCGAGGAGATTCCGAGCGGTGTGCATAACATCGTTGGCGTCACTACTGCGACGACCGCCTTTGTCGATTTTTTCCCGCAGGGACCCATGGGGGTTCCAACCCAGGTGAGTAACTACACCGAGTTTGTCACGCTGTTTGGCGGCCTGGATGTCCGCAGCGAGGCCAGCTATGGGGTGATGCAGTACTACCTGAACGGCGGGCAGACGGCGTGGATCGTGCGCGTAGCCAGCGGCACGCCGGCCACGGCGCAGGTGCTGCTGGATGCCGCGTCGCCCGCGCAGCCAACGCTGCTGGTGCAGGCGAAGAGCCCGGGTGTGTGGGGCGAATCGCTGCAGGTGGGCATTGATTACAACACGCGCCCGCTGGGAGATGTACGCTTCAACCTGGTGGTGCGGAGGCTCGATTCGATCACGAATCCGACCAAGGTGATCGTCTCCGAGATCTTTCGCAACCTGAGCATGAACACCACCGATTCGCTCTACGCGGTGGACCTGGTAAACAACGCGTCGCAGTTGATCCAGTTGACGGACGAAGGCCTGGGCGATCTGCCCAATGCCACGGCGCCGGATGTGATTGCGACAGTGGCGGACCCGACCAGCACGGATTTTCTGCAGGTGCATGATCCTTCGCATCCGGCCAGCGATGGCGGCACTGCGGACTATCCGGACGGGCGGCCCGATGCCACAGCGATCCAGGCAGGCGTGGATACGCTGGCGCGGATCGACCCTTACATCTTCAATATCCTGTGCCTGCCCGCGGTGGCGAACTTCGGCAAGCCAAGCGTTCCGGACACGGCGAGCATTGCTGCTACGTACCAGTACGCGACCAGCTTCTGCCAGACTCATCGCGCGTTCATGATTGTGGACATTCCCGCAAGCATCACCGGTCTGAGCAACAGCGATCCCAGCGGCATCATGTCCTGGGTGAACGTGCTGGAGACCAATGGCTACACTCCCAGTTCGTACGCGGCGATCTATTTTCCGCGTCTGGTGATCCCCGATCCGCTGAACCAGATGCGGCCGCGCAATGTGCCCGTGAGTGGAACGATGGCAGGCATCTACTCCGCGACAGACAGCTCTCGCGGCGTGTGGAAGGCACCTGCGGGCATCGGTGCTGGAGTCGGAGGAGCGAGCCTGGCGACGATCATGAACGATGCGGATAGCGGCTCCATCAATCCATTCGGCATCAACGGCCTGCGCAACTTTCCTACCTATGGCAACGTGGTGTGGGGCGCACGTACCATGCGCGGAGCGGACCAGATGGCCGATGAGTGGGCGTACATCCCGGTGCGGCGCACGGCGAACTACATCGAGGAGAGCCTGTTTGAGGGCCTGAAGTGGGTTGTGTTCGAACCGAACGACTACCGTCTGTGGTCGCAGATTCGGCTAAACGTGACCTCGTTCATGCAGACGCTATTTCAGCAGGGCGCGTTCCAGGGCGCGAGCGCACAGTCCGCGTACTTCGTGAAGTGCGACGGAGAGACGACGACGCAGACCGATATCAACTCCGGTGTGGTCAACGTGCTGGTAGGTTTTGCTCCGCTAAAGCCGGCGGAGTTCGTAGTGATCCAGATTCAGCAGATGGCCGGCCAGACATCCTGA
- a CDS encoding phage tail protein — protein MAQFTVNAQRFDPYLNFKFRVKWDGKYVAGVTKVSGLKRTTEVVTHREGGDPSTVRKSPGKTTYDGVTLEQGVTYSPEFEQWANKVWNFGAGLGAEVSLKDFRKDILLELYNEAGQLALSYRLYRCWVSEYQPMPDLDANGNGVAIRHIKLELEGWERDTSVTEPTEPSFTVPAA, from the coding sequence ATGGCACAGTTCACGGTGAATGCGCAGCGTTTTGATCCTTATCTGAACTTCAAGTTCCGCGTGAAGTGGGATGGCAAGTATGTGGCGGGTGTGACCAAGGTCAGCGGTCTTAAGCGGACGACCGAGGTCGTGACGCATCGCGAGGGTGGCGACCCTTCTACGGTGCGGAAGTCGCCGGGCAAGACAACCTATGACGGCGTGACGCTCGAGCAGGGAGTGACCTACTCTCCTGAGTTCGAGCAGTGGGCGAATAAGGTGTGGAACTTTGGCGCGGGGTTGGGCGCGGAGGTTTCACTGAAAGACTTCCGCAAGGACATCCTGCTGGAGCTTTACAACGAGGCCGGACAGCTTGCGCTCTCCTATCGCCTGTATCGCTGCTGGGTCTCGGAGTACCAGCCGATGCCGGACCTGGATGCGAACGGCAATGGCGTCGCCATCCGCCACATCAAGCTGGAGCTGGAAGGGTGGGAACGCGATACGTCCGTGACCGAGCCGACCGAACCCAGCTTCACGGTGCCTGCGGCGTAG